A genome region from Staphylococcus capitis subsp. capitis includes the following:
- the secA2 gene encoding accessory Sec system translocase SecA2 translates to MNSGINPIINNMRLRRVSKSLNQINALSNEYANYTDEQLKAKTLQFKERLQSSKTTLDKLLPEAYATVREASKRVLGMYPKDVQVLGAIVMHQGNIAEMQTGEGKTLTATMPLYLNGLTGKGAYLITTNEYLAKRDYQEMKPLYEWLGLSASLGFVDIPNYEYEENEKYHLYHHDIVYTTNGRLGFDYLIDNLADDIQAKFLPDLNFAIIDEVDSIILDAAQTPLVISGAPRVQSNLFHIVKSFVETLEEDVHFQVKFNKKGVWLTEEGIEAANHYFKVNNMYENQHFDLVRIINLSLRAKYLFKYNLDYFIFDGEIVLIDRITGRMLQGTKLQSGLHQAIEAIEDVEISRDMSVMATITFQNLFKQFNQFSGMTGTGKLGEKEFFDLYSKIVVEIPTNSPIKRDDRPDRVFANGNIKNEAILKSVVDIHRTQQPVLLITRTAEAAEYFSQQLFKKDIPNNLLIAQNVAKEAQMIAEAGQLSAVTVATSMAGRDTDIKLAKDVFEIGGLAVIINEHMENSRVDRQLRGRSGRQGDPGYSQIFVSLDDYLVKRWSNSNLVGNEKLLTLESSKLENSTLFQRRVKSIVNKAQRVSEETAMVNREMANEFEKSISIQREKIYDLRDQILEREHFEDFNFEQIARDVFANDIKYKKLINEEALINYIYKNLSFVFNETVTNIDIKNREEVIQFLIKQFKQQLNHNLKEVSDPYLKRRFLQKSFLKAIDSEWIEQVDNLQQLKTSVNNRQNGQRNIIYEYHKVALETYELMAKDIKRKIIRNLCLSILTFDKSDDMVIHFP, encoded by the coding sequence GTGAATAGCGGTATTAACCCAATCATAAACAACATGAGATTGCGTCGAGTAAGTAAATCTTTAAATCAAATTAATGCATTAAGCAATGAATATGCGAACTATACAGATGAACAATTAAAAGCGAAAACGTTACAATTTAAAGAACGGTTACAATCTAGTAAAACTACCTTGGACAAGTTATTGCCTGAAGCGTATGCCACTGTACGTGAAGCGTCGAAACGTGTGCTTGGAATGTACCCAAAGGATGTTCAAGTACTTGGAGCAATTGTCATGCACCAAGGTAATATTGCTGAGATGCAAACGGGTGAAGGTAAAACTTTAACGGCTACGATGCCACTGTATTTAAACGGGCTCACAGGAAAAGGTGCCTACCTTATTACTACTAATGAATATCTTGCGAAACGTGATTATCAAGAGATGAAACCATTATATGAATGGCTTGGCCTTAGCGCATCTCTTGGCTTCGTCGATATACCAAACTATGAATATGAAGAAAATGAGAAGTATCATCTATATCATCATGATATCGTTTATACGACGAACGGACGTCTTGGCTTCGATTATTTAATTGATAATTTGGCTGACGATATACAAGCTAAATTTCTACCAGACTTAAATTTTGCAATTATTGATGAGGTCGACTCAATTATTCTAGATGCAGCTCAAACACCACTCGTTATTTCAGGTGCACCACGTGTACAATCTAATTTATTTCATATTGTTAAATCATTTGTAGAAACACTTGAAGAGGATGTTCATTTTCAAGTGAAATTTAATAAAAAGGGAGTTTGGTTAACTGAAGAAGGGATAGAAGCGGCGAATCATTACTTTAAAGTAAATAATATGTACGAGAATCAACATTTTGATTTAGTCAGAATTATCAACTTATCGCTTCGTGCAAAGTATTTATTTAAGTATAATTTGGATTATTTTATCTTTGATGGTGAAATCGTGTTAATTGATAGGATAACAGGGCGCATGTTACAGGGCACTAAACTACAGTCAGGTTTACATCAAGCGATTGAAGCGATTGAGGATGTTGAGATTTCTAGAGATATGAGTGTGATGGCGACGATTACATTCCAAAACTTGTTTAAGCAATTTAATCAATTTTCCGGAATGACAGGGACCGGTAAACTAGGGGAAAAAGAATTCTTCGATTTATATTCAAAAATAGTGGTAGAAATCCCAACTAATAGTCCAATTAAACGTGACGATCGTCCAGATAGAGTCTTTGCGAATGGAAATATTAAGAATGAAGCGATTTTAAAAAGTGTCGTTGATATTCATCGCACCCAGCAACCAGTACTTCTTATTACTAGAACAGCTGAAGCTGCAGAATATTTCTCACAGCAATTATTCAAAAAAGACATACCTAACAACTTGCTTATCGCACAAAATGTTGCGAAAGAAGCACAAATGATAGCAGAAGCTGGGCAGTTATCAGCGGTAACAGTGGCGACAAGTATGGCTGGACGAGATACTGATATTAAATTAGCTAAAGATGTCTTCGAAATTGGTGGATTAGCAGTCATAATTAATGAGCACATGGAAAATAGCCGTGTAGACCGTCAATTGAGAGGGCGTTCAGGACGTCAAGGAGACCCAGGATATTCTCAAATTTTCGTATCATTAGATGATTATTTGGTAAAACGTTGGAGTAATTCTAATTTAGTGGGAAATGAAAAACTACTAACGTTGGAATCTTCAAAATTAGAAAATAGTACACTATTCCAAAGACGAGTGAAGTCAATCGTTAATAAAGCGCAACGTGTTTCTGAAGAAACTGCCATGGTTAATAGAGAAATGGCTAATGAATTTGAAAAAAGTATTAGTATTCAGCGAGAAAAAATTTATGACTTAAGAGATCAAATTCTTGAGAGAGAACACTTTGAGGACTTTAACTTTGAACAAATAGCGCGAGACGTCTTTGCGAATGATATTAAATACAAAAAGTTAATCAACGAAGAAGCACTGATTAATTACATTTATAAAAATTTAAGTTTTGTTTTTAATGAAACTGTTACAAATATAGACATTAAAAATCGTGAAGAGGTTATACAGTTTTTAATAAAACAGTTTAAGCAACAACTTAATCATAATCTGAAAGAAGTATCTGACCCATACTTAAAACGCCGTTTTTTACAAAAGTCCTTTCTAAAAGCAATTGATAGTGAGTGGATAGAACAAGTGGATAACTTGCAACAACTTAAAACAAGTGTCAATAATCGACAAAATGGTCAACGAAACATCATTTATGAATATCATAAAGTTGCTTTAGAGACGTATGAATTAATGGCGAAGGACATCAAAAGAAAAATCATTCGAAATTTATGCTTAAGTATTCTAACATTCGATAAATCTGATGATATGGTCATCCATTTTCCATAA
- the gtfA gene encoding accessory Sec system glycosyltransferase GtfA: MTIYNINFGIGWASSGVEYAQAYRAQLLRQLNYPIKFVFLDFIQSENIQTLTSNIGFKDDEIIWLYQYFTDINIAPTTYTFNDLISELGNEVSSYERNGKVLRLYLDNNETFVTCYLKNPEENYVDRAEFVVNGMLIRKDFYSYVRTFSEYYAPYDKRAKLYMRQFYNEDGSIAYKEYIDDEAHVYVFDDARLYSKEEFIAYFIRKLHLESDDIVIIDRATDVGQAILQNRGESKVGVVVHAEHYSMNSTDDTHILWNNYYEYQFENAKYIDFFITATDLQNKILNEQFKNYTHDSPRIRTIPVGSLHQLIYPQEPRMPFSIITASRLASEKHVDWIALAVIKARKALPELTFDIYGHGPEQERIENIIQEHHAQDYIRLKGHVNLQDVYRHYQLFVAASQSEGFGLTLMEAVGSGLGMIGFDVNYGSPTFIKDAHNGYLIPINLDRESINDVTDHMATKIIQYFEKGPSHPHDVSYEIAEEFKTTHIVEKWEQLIKEVLHD; this comes from the coding sequence ATGACGATTTATAATATAAATTTTGGTATTGGGTGGGCAAGTAGTGGGGTTGAATATGCGCAAGCCTATCGAGCTCAGCTGCTTCGTCAACTCAACTATCCAATCAAGTTTGTGTTTTTAGATTTTATTCAATCTGAAAATATTCAAACTCTAACGAGTAATATTGGGTTCAAAGATGATGAAATTATCTGGTTATATCAATACTTCACAGACATTAATATCGCTCCCACTACATATACATTTAATGATTTAATATCAGAGCTTGGTAACGAGGTCTCAAGTTATGAGCGAAATGGGAAAGTATTGAGACTGTATTTAGACAATAATGAGACTTTCGTTACATGCTATTTAAAAAATCCTGAAGAAAACTATGTCGATCGTGCAGAATTTGTAGTGAATGGCATGTTAATTCGTAAAGATTTTTATAGTTATGTGCGTACATTTTCTGAGTATTATGCGCCGTATGATAAGAGAGCTAAACTATATATGCGTCAATTCTATAATGAGGACGGATCAATTGCTTATAAAGAATACATAGATGATGAGGCACATGTATATGTATTTGATGATGCACGTTTATATAGTAAAGAAGAATTTATCGCGTATTTTATTCGCAAACTTCACTTAGAAAGTGACGACATTGTCATTATTGATCGCGCTACAGATGTAGGCCAGGCTATTTTACAAAATAGGGGCGAAAGCAAAGTGGGTGTGGTTGTCCATGCCGAGCATTATAGTATGAACTCAACTGATGATACACATATTTTATGGAATAATTATTATGAATATCAATTTGAGAATGCAAAATACATCGATTTCTTTATTACAGCAACAGATTTACAGAATAAGATATTAAACGAACAATTCAAAAATTATACGCATGATTCTCCTAGAATCAGAACGATACCAGTGGGTAGTCTACATCAATTAATCTATCCGCAAGAACCTAGAATGCCTTTCTCTATAATCACTGCTTCGCGCTTAGCAAGTGAAAAACATGTGGATTGGATAGCCCTAGCAGTAATTAAAGCGAGAAAAGCGCTACCCGAATTAACATTTGATATTTACGGCCATGGTCCTGAACAAGAAAGAATCGAGAATATAATCCAAGAACATCATGCTCAAGACTATATTCGGTTAAAAGGACACGTGAACCTTCAAGATGTCTATCGTCATTATCAACTATTTGTTGCCGCTTCACAAAGTGAAGGCTTCGGTTTGACACTAATGGAAGCAGTAGGTTCAGGTCTAGGCATGATAGGATTTGATGTCAATTATGGTAGTCCAACATTTATTAAAGATGCTCATAATGGTTACCTTATTCCTATTAACTTAGATAGAGAATCCATCAACGACGTCACAGATCACATGGCGACTAAGATCATCCAATATTTTGAAAAGGGCCCCTCACACCCGCACGATGTATCATACGAAATTGCTGAGGAGTTTAAGACAACTCATATAGTTGAAAAATGGGAACAATTAATTAAAGAGGTGCTACATGATTAA
- the gtfB gene encoding accessory Sec system glycosylation chaperone GtfB gives MINLFENYDSNTRELHESLKIAGYHPFTIVLNDDGFLPDEVTSPYQYFANYQIYDDDKPAFFNDVTTPPFWEIKGNGTMAQVIDMGELRGKIFYKENYKTRVVSYVEWLDKHQRLRSVEYYTKEGFKYAEKVYDLSGTPILKKYVDRNGKEVIYENYVTQNIVLDYRGKSYFFETTKEFIAFYLNELNIDYKQVVINSLSTPFITLYHQPIAQQVVLFWQEQSHGHVPGNMKLMFEPNNFSQFSVIIPEREEYQMVTNQLNSTENQFVYPSGYLYSKKKENQLSKNILILTNSDQIPHLEALIQRHDDFNFHIGAVTEMSTVLTSLEHYPNAKLYPTIKRDMVEELYQRCDIYLDINEGGEILNAVRTAFDYNLLILGYKETAHHLTMTSPSHLFSAENVAELSRVLTEVGSNKDIFKDKLDQQSSHANEVSVSTFKTALNQALN, from the coding sequence ATGATTAATTTATTCGAGAATTATGATAGTAATACCCGTGAGTTACATGAATCACTTAAAATAGCTGGCTATCATCCTTTTACAATTGTATTAAATGATGATGGTTTCTTACCGGATGAAGTGACTTCACCTTATCAATACTTTGCAAATTATCAAATCTATGATGATGACAAACCTGCATTTTTTAATGATGTAACTACACCGCCCTTTTGGGAAATAAAAGGAAACGGTACGATGGCTCAAGTCATAGACATGGGCGAGTTGCGAGGTAAAATATTCTATAAAGAAAATTATAAAACGAGAGTCGTAAGTTATGTAGAATGGTTAGATAAACACCAACGACTTCGTTCGGTCGAGTACTACACAAAAGAAGGATTCAAATACGCTGAAAAGGTCTATGATTTGTCCGGTACACCCATATTAAAAAAATATGTGGATAGAAATGGTAAAGAAGTTATATACGAAAACTATGTGACTCAAAATATAGTTTTGGATTACAGAGGGAAGTCTTATTTCTTTGAAACGACGAAAGAATTTATAGCATTTTATTTAAATGAACTAAATATTGATTATAAACAAGTCGTTATTAATTCCCTTTCAACACCGTTTATTACGCTTTATCATCAACCTATTGCGCAACAAGTCGTGTTATTTTGGCAAGAACAGTCTCATGGGCATGTCCCGGGGAATATGAAATTAATGTTTGAGCCAAATAATTTCAGCCAGTTTTCAGTAATTATTCCTGAAAGAGAAGAGTATCAAATGGTTACTAATCAACTGAATTCAACTGAAAATCAATTCGTATATCCTTCTGGGTATTTATATAGTAAAAAGAAAGAAAATCAATTATCAAAAAATATTTTAATTCTAACTAATTCCGATCAAATTCCGCATTTAGAGGCATTAATACAACGACATGATGATTTTAACTTTCACATTGGTGCAGTGACAGAAATGTCTACTGTACTTACAAGCCTAGAACACTATCCGAATGCGAAACTTTATCCGACAATTAAAAGAGATATGGTAGAGGAACTTTATCAACGATGTGATATTTATCTAGATATTAACGAAGGTGGGGAAATATTGAATGCTGTTAGAACAGCATTTGATTATAATTTACTCATACTTGGGTATAAAGAGACTGCACACCATTTAACTATGACTTCACCATCACACTTATTTTCAGCTGAAAATGTTGCAGAATTGAGCCGAGTACTTACTGAGGTAGGTTCTAATAAAGATATATTTAAAGATAAACTTGATCAACAGTCGTCTCACGCGAATGAAGTCTCGGTTTCAACATTTAAGACGGCACTCAATCAAGCATTGAATTAA
- a CDS encoding membrane protein, with protein sequence MNNFDERYDERHNEKANNVLGALSYLSVFFAPVLFPLVVWIIAKPPGSTHSRNALFNHIFTWLFVAIGLLSFMIIPALFDSAHSGIGITIAFIVAAIFFIWAIVLFFTNIIRGIKLLII encoded by the coding sequence ATGAACAATTTTGATGAAAGATATGATGAAAGACATAATGAAAAAGCTAATAATGTATTAGGCGCTTTAAGTTATCTTAGTGTGTTTTTTGCACCTGTGTTATTCCCACTCGTTGTATGGATTATAGCGAAACCACCAGGTTCTACTCATTCTAGAAATGCTTTATTTAATCATATTTTCACTTGGCTATTTGTAGCTATTGGATTGTTAAGCTTTATGATTATTCCAGCGTTATTTGATAGTGCGCATTCTGGAATAGGAATAACAATTGCATTTATCGTTGCAGCAATTTTCTTTATATGGGCAATTGTCCTATTCTTTACAAATATAATCAGAGGTATTAAATTACTCATTATTTAA
- a CDS encoding LPXTG cell wall anchor domain-containing protein — MNQLQLHSLKDDSKDASSEPYFFKSNAVEHKHPIYQTTSKSTLPETGKSISHSPVMAGIIALVLGLVILIHKKISARK; from the coding sequence ATGAATCAATTACAACTACATTCATTAAAAGATGATTCAAAAGATGCCAGTTCAGAGCCATATTTTTTTAAATCCAACGCAGTAGAACATAAACATCCTATTTATCAAACGACATCAAAATCCACACTTCCTGAAACAGGTAAATCTATATCTCATTCTCCTGTTATGGCAGGAATTATAGCGCTCGTTTTGGGCTTAGTTATTTTGATTCATAAAAAGATTTCTGCTAGAAAATAA
- a CDS encoding DUF4064 domain-containing protein, which produces MNEMQKVRPTNRVAEMVLGIMGSIFGILGGLFAIMLQGVSSQLDTDGGNVGGLGVAVIITCIITLILSCIINKKRVLIGVLLIIGGILNFIFISFFGILSGILILVAGILALVRK; this is translated from the coding sequence ATGAATGAAATGCAAAAAGTTAGACCTACAAATCGAGTTGCTGAAATGGTGTTAGGGATCATGGGTAGTATATTTGGTATATTAGGTGGTTTGTTCGCTATTATGCTCCAAGGTGTTAGTTCTCAACTTGACACTGATGGTGGCAATGTAGGTGGATTAGGCGTAGCAGTAATTATTACTTGCATTATAACTCTTATTTTAAGTTGTATTATTAACAAAAAAAGAGTTTTAATTGGTGTGCTTTTAATCATTGGTGGAATCCTAAACTTTATTTTTATTAGTTTTTTTGGAATTCTTTCAGGAATCTTGATTTTAGTAGCAGGCATACTAGCGTTGGTAAGAAAATAA